A part of Halictus rubicundus isolate RS-2024b chromosome 4, iyHalRubi1_principal, whole genome shotgun sequence genomic DNA contains:
- the LOC143353690 gene encoding uncharacterized protein LOC143353690 isoform X2 encodes MAAPVIEKKRFFCREWAFVKLSHCLEQRPASKTCGALIVGGPGSGKTALCAELAWPSTSANARHQRSLNRRLLARHFCQARSEASLSPAQFVRSLVAQLLQASSDGIHRASPNSPTPGSTATTTTTNNASTIPLTSREAVAEAYAEKLRTDPEIQAALQPDVLDRDPDDALKKALLFPLLEVEPPKSCLFLLVDSIDEGQTLNPPQTGTRDSRRENENVSRTIAELLANHHHLFPQWLLLVCTARRQSKTISRMFTGFRKISLDDLRKSHVVRDVQQYILARLDQEDALRQHISCDTAEMLNQLHIKSNGCFLYLEKVLDGVAENFIVLREVREIPGTLNGLYLWLCQRLFSRKQFAKVQPLLNVILAAKLPITQEILYKCVKTACTGITMEDFNRRLHLLRRVISVSRAGALMLFHHSFAEWLLDVKHCTQKYLCSAIEGHAMLAAYYTLRGPDLNPDEICVLGQHLQRSITNVATANCNLDVHSLQVLWMVGSGAPIEDCYLDSSECILWPRQEVKLLRLLIDAGAKPSEKVVEDEANKDAVSSSQVSQDVSPMDESPSEPLTELLGESGDINQTDSCGRTVLHTLAADGNASLLELALTTCPQAKLEATDRHGQTPLNLAARHGYADVVRVLLAAGACADHADCDGWTALRAAAWGGHTQVVEMLLEHGAIVDCADWDQRTALRAAAWGGHEDIVKALLQHGADVNRTDDEGRTALIAAAYMGHSEIVEHLLDFGAEIDHADSDGRTALSVAALCVPSNHGYAKVVTILLERGAAVDHQDKDGMTPLLVAAFEGHRDVCELLLEYEADVDHCDATGRTPLWAAASMGHGSVVALLLFWGCYVDSIDNEGRTVLSVAAAQGGTDVVKQLLDRGLDEQHRDNSGWTPLHYAAFEGHIDVCEALLEAGAKIDETDNDGKGALMLAAQEGHYTLVERLLDQHSAPIDQHAHDGKTALRLAALEGHYDTVRVVLAHNADVNAKDADGRSTLYILALENRLAMARFLLEHARADVESRDSEGRTPLHVSAWQGHVEMVALLLTEGAANVNACDNENRTPLHSAAWQGHAAIVRLLLEHGATPDHTCNQGATALGIAAQEGHEHCVRALLNHGADPSHSDHCGRNAIKVAAKSGHDTVVRLLEEHSANQRILRPGINGGGSSSATSVTSNSTAETKPSSAILNPLSTQYSPAESPDSTKRRSCVSLGNNSSNSKSSSNLTGSTKSDQGKFNQNSMVNQTPLSFTQQLQQCSRGAKSRPLSKLLSPLKSEPQSPIYASPPHSPLSDSLIPYSPTNTTSPPSAKTAANVIQSQLGVSLITGNQNVPYKAQLTSYSHTPAIYEPINIKTEIIDKNDISKPFELTNEMLGLNVGKDKKNGLDEKRNSADTHFTRDTHMRIILGNSGAGVGRSVKHTSDHTPASASNAKPKRNGLVSNPAMRLVAGVRNGIENATNRNKPITTRVNGFQWKAEARKETPL; translated from the exons ATGGCGGCGCCGGTGATCGAGAAGAAGCGATTCTTCTGCCGCGAATGGGCGTTCGTCAAGCTGTCCCATTGCCTGGAGCAGAGGCCAGCCTCGAAGACCTGCGGCGCGCTGATCGTCGGTGGACCAGGAAGCGGAAAGACCGCGCTCTGCGCCGAGCTAGCCTGGCCGTCCACCAGCGCGAACGCTAGACACCAGAGGTCCTTGAACAGGAGACTGCTCGCCAGGCACTTCTGCCAAGCCAGAAGCGAAGCTTCCTTGTCGCCGGCGCAGTTCGTCAGGTCTTTGGTCGCTCAGCTTCTACAGGCTAGCTCGGATGGGATTCACAG GGCGTCGCCAAACTCGCCGACACCCGGCAGCACCGCAACGACAACCACCACCAACAACGCCTCCACGATCCCGTTAACTTCCAGAGAAGCGGTGGCGGAAGCCTATGCCGAGAAACTCCGAACAGACCCAGAGATACAGGCCGCATTGCAACCGGACGTCCTCGACAGAGATCCCGATGACGCGTTGAAGAAGGCACTCCTGTTCCCCCTGTTAGAAGTCGAACCGCCAAAGAGCTGCTTGTTCCTGCTGGTCGACTCCATCGACGAGGGTCAGACCCTGAATCCTCCGCAGACCGGTACCAGAGACTCGAGAAGGGAGAATGAGAACGTTAGTAGGACAATTGCCGAACTGTTGGCCAATCACCACCACCTCTTCCCGCAATGGTTGCTGCTGGTTTGTACTGCTCGACGTCAGAGCAAAACGATCTCGAGGATGTTCACTGGATTCCGTAAGATCTCGTTGGACGATCTGAGGAAGTCCCATGTGGTCCGAGACGTTCAGCAGTACATTCTTGCTCGGCTGGATCAAGAAGATGCGCTCAG GCAGCACATCTCGTGCGACACGGCCGAGATGCTGAACCAGCTACACATCAAGAGCAACGGCTGTTTTCTGTACCTGGAAAAGGTTCTCGACGGCGTGGCCGAGAACTTCATCGTTCTGCGGGAGGTCCGCGAGATACCAGGTACACTGAACGGTCTCTACCTTTGGCTGTGCCAAAGACTCTTCAGCAGGAAGCAATTCGCCAAAGTCCAGCCGCTGCTGAACGTGATTCTCGCTGCCAAATTGCCTATCACTCAAGAGATCCTCTACAAATGCGTGAAAACCGCCTGCACAGGCATCACCATGGAAGACTTTAACCGACGCCTCCATCTCTTACGAAGAGTCATCTCGGTGTCCCGTGCTGGCGCGCTGATGCTGTTCCACCATAGCTTCGCCGAATGGCTGCTCGACGTCAAACACTGTACCCAAAAGTATCTCTGTTCCGCCATCGAGGGCCACGCCATGCTAGCTGCATACTACACCCTTCGCGGGCCAGACCTAAATCCCGATGAGATCTGTGTGCTGGGACAGCACCTCCAACGATCTATTACCAATGTAGCAACCGCGAACTGCAATTTGGATGTTCATAGCCTTCAGGTACTCTGGATGGTTGGCAGCGGAGCACCCATCGAAGATTGCTACCTAGACAGCTCCGAGTGTATCCTTTGGCCCAGGCAAGAAGTTAAACTACTGAGATTACTTATCGACGCTGGAGCTAAACCGTCTGAGAAGGTTGTGGAAGACGAAGCCAACAAGGATGCTGTTTCTTCTAGTCAG GTCTCGCAAGATGTCAGCCCAATGGATGAGTCTCCCAGCGAGCCGTTAACGGAACTACTCGGCGAGAGCGGAGACATCAATCAAACAGACTCTTGCGGACGAACAGTGCTGCACACACTTGCTGCAGATGGTAATGCATCTTTGTTGGAGTTGGCTTTAACAACATGCCCTCAG GCGAAACTGGAAGCTACAGACCGCCACGGTCAGACACCTTTGAACTTAGCCGCCAGACACGGCTACGCAGATGTGGTCCGTGTGCTTCTGGCTGCTGGTGCCTGCGCGGATCATGCGGATTGCGATGGTTGGACCGCCCTCAGAGCTGCAGCCTGGGGAGGACACACTCAG GTGGTCGAAATGCTGTTGGAGCACGGTGCGATAGTGGATTGCGCTGACTGGGATCAACGAACGGCTCTGAGAGCAGCTGCGTGGGGTGGCCACGAAGACATCGTTAAAGCGCTTCTGCAGCACGGCGCCGACGTCAACAGAACGGATGACGAAGGCAGAACCGCTTTAATTGCTGCTGCCTACATGGGTCATAGTGAGATAGTCGAACACCTTCTAGACTTCGGGGCAGAGATCGATCATGCCGATAGCGACGGTAGAACAGCACTCAGTGTCGCTGCTTTGTGTGTCCCTTCCAATCATGGCTATGCAAAG GTGGTCACAATATTACTGGAGAGGGGAGCTGCAGTTGATCATCAAGACAAAGACGGAATGACCCCGTTGCTGGTAGCAGCATTCGAAGGTCACAGAGATGTCTGTGAACTGCTCTTGGAATACGAGGCGGACGTGGATCATTGCGACGCTACTGGGCGCACACCTTTGTGGGCAGCAGCCAGTATGGGTCATGGATCGGTTGTTGCCCTTCTGTTATTCTGGGGATGTTACGTTGACAGCATTGATAACGAGGGCAGGACCGTCCTCAGTGTGGCTGCTGCCCAAGGTGGCACTGATGTGGTGAAGCAATTACTAGACAGAG GCTTAGATGAACAACATAGAGACAATTCAGGCTGGACACCCCTGCACTACGCGGCTTTCGAAGGTCACATTGATGTTTGCGAAGCATTGCTGGAAGCTGGTGCCAAAATTGATGAAACGGACAATGACGGGAAGGGAGCCTTGATGCTTGCAGCGCAAGAGGGACACTATACGCTCGTTGAGAGACTATTAGATCAACATAGCGCACCGATTGATCAACACGCTCACGATGGGAAGACTGCTCTAAG ACTTGCAGCTTTGGAAGGGCATTATGACACTGTCAGGGTAGTATTAGCCCACAATGCTGATGTCAACGCAAAAGACGCGGACGGCAGAAGTACGCTCTACATCCTTGCCTTGGAAAATAGGCTAGCAATGGCACGATTTTTACTGGAACATGCGCGCGCTGATGTAGAaagtagagattcagaa GGAAGAACACCTCTGCATGTGAGTGCTTGGCAAGGACACGTTGAGATGGTAGCCCTACTGTTGACAGAAGGTGCTGCCAATGTAAACGCCTGCGACAACGAGAATCGAACTCCTCTTCATTCTGCAGCCTGGCAAGGACATGCTGCCATTGTCAGACTACTTCTAGAGCATGGAGCTACCCCCGATCATACTTGCAATCAAGGTGCAACAGCTTTAG GTATAGCTGCGCAGGAAGGCCATGAACACTGTGTACGTGCACTTCTAAATCATGGTGCTGATCCCAGTCATTCCGATCATTGTGGCCGAAATGCAATTAAGGTAGCTGCTAAGAGTGGCCATGACACAGTGGTGAGGCTTCTTGAAGAACACTCTGCTAATCAACGAATTCTCCGACCTGGTATTAATGGAG GTGGAAGTAGTAGTGCTACTTCGGTGACCTCCAATTCAACAGCAGAGACAAAACCGTCGTCTGCAATTTTAAATCCTCTCTCTACGCAGTACAGTCCTGCAGAATCGCCAGATTCAACGAAAAGAAGAAGCTGCGTCTCTCTGGGCAATAACTCGAGCAACAGTAAATCTAGCAGCAATTTGACGGGCAGCACAAAAAGCGATCAAGGGAAATTCAATCAGAACTCAATGGTGAATCAG ACACCATTATCTTTCACGCAACAACTCCAACAATGCTCGAGAGGAGCAAAAAGCAGACCGCTCAGCAAACTCTTGTCGCCATTGAAAAGTGAACCACAGAGCCCAATCTATGCTTCGCCACCTCATTCGCCATTAAGCGACAGCCTGATACCCTATTCACCTACGAACACCACCAGTCCACCGAGCGCCAAAACTGCAGCGAACGTGATACAAAGTCAGTTGGGGGTTTCCCTGATAACTGGAAACCAGAACGTACCGTACAAGGCGCAGCTGACCAGCTACAGTCACACGCCAGCTATCTACGAGCCGATCAACATAAAGACCGAGATCATCGATAAGAATGACATTAGCAAGCCATTCGAATTGACGAACGAGATGCTAGGCTTAAATGTTGGCAAAGACAAGAAGAACGGGCTCGACGAAAAGAGAAATTCAGCCGATACTCATTTCACTAGAGACACGCATATGAGGATAATTCTGGGGAATAGTGGCGCTGGTGTTGGCAGGAGTGTGAAACACACTTCTGACCATACACCTGCCAG tgcAAGTAATGCAAAACCAAAGCGCAATGGCTTGGTGTCCAACCCAGCCATGAGACTAGTAGCAGGTGTTAGAAATGGAATTGAGAATGCAACTAATAGGAATAAACCCATTACGACGCGAGTAAATGGATTTCAGTGGAAAGCAGAGGCACGAAAGGAAACGCCTTTGTAG
- the LOC143353690 gene encoding uncharacterized protein LOC143353690 isoform X3, whose protein sequence is MAAPVIEKKRFFCREWAFVKLSHCLEQRPASKTCGALIVGGPGSGKTALCAELAWPSTSANARHQRSLNRRLLARHFCQARSEASLSPAQFVRSLVAQLLQASSDGIHRASPNSPTPGSTATTTTTNNASTIPLTSREAVAEAYAEKLRTDPEIQAALQPDVLDRDPDDALKKALLFPLLEVEPPKSCLFLLVDSIDEGQTLNPPQTGTRDSRRENENVSRTIAELLANHHHLFPQWLLLVCTARRQSKTISRMFTGFRKISLDDLRKSHVVRDVQQYILARLDQEDALRQHISCDTAEMLNQLHIKSNGCFLYLEKVLDGVAENFIVLREVREIPGTLNGLYLWLCQRLFSRKQFAKVQPLLNVILAAKLPITQEILYKCVKTACTGITMEDFNRRLHLLRRVISVSRAGALMLFHHSFAEWLLDVKHCTQKYLCSAIEGHAMLAAYYTLRGPDLNPDEICVLGQHLQRSITNVATANCNLDVHSLQVLWMVGSGAPIEDCYLDSSECILWPRQEVKLLRLLIDAGAKPSEKVVEDEANKDAVSSSQVSQDVSPMDESPSEPLTELLGESGDINQTDSCGRTVLHTLAADGNASLLELALTTCPQAKLEATDRHGQTPLNLAARHGYADVVRVLLAAGACADHADCDGWTALRAAAWGGHTQVVEMLLEHGAIVDCADWDQRTALRAAAWGGHEDIVKALLQHGADVNRTDDEGRTALIAAAYMGHSEIVEHLLDFGAEIDHADSDGRTALSVAALCVPSNHGYAKVVTILLERGAAVDHQDKDGMTPLLVAAFEGHRDVCELLLEYEADVDHCDATGRTPLWAAASMGHGSVVALLLFWGCYVDSIDNEGRTVLSVAAAQGGTDVVKQLLDRGLDEQHRDNSGWTPLHYAAFEGHIDVCEALLEAGAKIDETDNDGKGALMLAAQEGHYTLVERLLDQHSAPIDQHAHDGKTALRLAALEGHYDTVRVVLAHNADVNAKDADGRSTLYILALENRLAMARFLLEHARADVESRDSEGRTPLHVSAWQGHVEMVALLLTEGAANVNACDNENRTPLHSAAWQGHAAIVRLLLEHGATPDHTCNQGATALGIAAQEGHEHCVRALLNHGADPSHSDHCGRNAIKVAAKSGHDTVVRLLEEHSANQRILRPGINGGGSSSATSVTSNSTAETKPSSAILNPLSTQYSPAESPDSTKRRSCVSLGNNSSNSKSSSNLTGSTKSDQGKFNQNSMVNQVIKVVLTETPQQDTGIRYCGWRIVITKKRKSINKFFSFYLSKIKLPHLKK, encoded by the exons ATGGCGGCGCCGGTGATCGAGAAGAAGCGATTCTTCTGCCGCGAATGGGCGTTCGTCAAGCTGTCCCATTGCCTGGAGCAGAGGCCAGCCTCGAAGACCTGCGGCGCGCTGATCGTCGGTGGACCAGGAAGCGGAAAGACCGCGCTCTGCGCCGAGCTAGCCTGGCCGTCCACCAGCGCGAACGCTAGACACCAGAGGTCCTTGAACAGGAGACTGCTCGCCAGGCACTTCTGCCAAGCCAGAAGCGAAGCTTCCTTGTCGCCGGCGCAGTTCGTCAGGTCTTTGGTCGCTCAGCTTCTACAGGCTAGCTCGGATGGGATTCACAG GGCGTCGCCAAACTCGCCGACACCCGGCAGCACCGCAACGACAACCACCACCAACAACGCCTCCACGATCCCGTTAACTTCCAGAGAAGCGGTGGCGGAAGCCTATGCCGAGAAACTCCGAACAGACCCAGAGATACAGGCCGCATTGCAACCGGACGTCCTCGACAGAGATCCCGATGACGCGTTGAAGAAGGCACTCCTGTTCCCCCTGTTAGAAGTCGAACCGCCAAAGAGCTGCTTGTTCCTGCTGGTCGACTCCATCGACGAGGGTCAGACCCTGAATCCTCCGCAGACCGGTACCAGAGACTCGAGAAGGGAGAATGAGAACGTTAGTAGGACAATTGCCGAACTGTTGGCCAATCACCACCACCTCTTCCCGCAATGGTTGCTGCTGGTTTGTACTGCTCGACGTCAGAGCAAAACGATCTCGAGGATGTTCACTGGATTCCGTAAGATCTCGTTGGACGATCTGAGGAAGTCCCATGTGGTCCGAGACGTTCAGCAGTACATTCTTGCTCGGCTGGATCAAGAAGATGCGCTCAG GCAGCACATCTCGTGCGACACGGCCGAGATGCTGAACCAGCTACACATCAAGAGCAACGGCTGTTTTCTGTACCTGGAAAAGGTTCTCGACGGCGTGGCCGAGAACTTCATCGTTCTGCGGGAGGTCCGCGAGATACCAGGTACACTGAACGGTCTCTACCTTTGGCTGTGCCAAAGACTCTTCAGCAGGAAGCAATTCGCCAAAGTCCAGCCGCTGCTGAACGTGATTCTCGCTGCCAAATTGCCTATCACTCAAGAGATCCTCTACAAATGCGTGAAAACCGCCTGCACAGGCATCACCATGGAAGACTTTAACCGACGCCTCCATCTCTTACGAAGAGTCATCTCGGTGTCCCGTGCTGGCGCGCTGATGCTGTTCCACCATAGCTTCGCCGAATGGCTGCTCGACGTCAAACACTGTACCCAAAAGTATCTCTGTTCCGCCATCGAGGGCCACGCCATGCTAGCTGCATACTACACCCTTCGCGGGCCAGACCTAAATCCCGATGAGATCTGTGTGCTGGGACAGCACCTCCAACGATCTATTACCAATGTAGCAACCGCGAACTGCAATTTGGATGTTCATAGCCTTCAGGTACTCTGGATGGTTGGCAGCGGAGCACCCATCGAAGATTGCTACCTAGACAGCTCCGAGTGTATCCTTTGGCCCAGGCAAGAAGTTAAACTACTGAGATTACTTATCGACGCTGGAGCTAAACCGTCTGAGAAGGTTGTGGAAGACGAAGCCAACAAGGATGCTGTTTCTTCTAGTCAG GTCTCGCAAGATGTCAGCCCAATGGATGAGTCTCCCAGCGAGCCGTTAACGGAACTACTCGGCGAGAGCGGAGACATCAATCAAACAGACTCTTGCGGACGAACAGTGCTGCACACACTTGCTGCAGATGGTAATGCATCTTTGTTGGAGTTGGCTTTAACAACATGCCCTCAG GCGAAACTGGAAGCTACAGACCGCCACGGTCAGACACCTTTGAACTTAGCCGCCAGACACGGCTACGCAGATGTGGTCCGTGTGCTTCTGGCTGCTGGTGCCTGCGCGGATCATGCGGATTGCGATGGTTGGACCGCCCTCAGAGCTGCAGCCTGGGGAGGACACACTCAG GTGGTCGAAATGCTGTTGGAGCACGGTGCGATAGTGGATTGCGCTGACTGGGATCAACGAACGGCTCTGAGAGCAGCTGCGTGGGGTGGCCACGAAGACATCGTTAAAGCGCTTCTGCAGCACGGCGCCGACGTCAACAGAACGGATGACGAAGGCAGAACCGCTTTAATTGCTGCTGCCTACATGGGTCATAGTGAGATAGTCGAACACCTTCTAGACTTCGGGGCAGAGATCGATCATGCCGATAGCGACGGTAGAACAGCACTCAGTGTCGCTGCTTTGTGTGTCCCTTCCAATCATGGCTATGCAAAG GTGGTCACAATATTACTGGAGAGGGGAGCTGCAGTTGATCATCAAGACAAAGACGGAATGACCCCGTTGCTGGTAGCAGCATTCGAAGGTCACAGAGATGTCTGTGAACTGCTCTTGGAATACGAGGCGGACGTGGATCATTGCGACGCTACTGGGCGCACACCTTTGTGGGCAGCAGCCAGTATGGGTCATGGATCGGTTGTTGCCCTTCTGTTATTCTGGGGATGTTACGTTGACAGCATTGATAACGAGGGCAGGACCGTCCTCAGTGTGGCTGCTGCCCAAGGTGGCACTGATGTGGTGAAGCAATTACTAGACAGAG GCTTAGATGAACAACATAGAGACAATTCAGGCTGGACACCCCTGCACTACGCGGCTTTCGAAGGTCACATTGATGTTTGCGAAGCATTGCTGGAAGCTGGTGCCAAAATTGATGAAACGGACAATGACGGGAAGGGAGCCTTGATGCTTGCAGCGCAAGAGGGACACTATACGCTCGTTGAGAGACTATTAGATCAACATAGCGCACCGATTGATCAACACGCTCACGATGGGAAGACTGCTCTAAG ACTTGCAGCTTTGGAAGGGCATTATGACACTGTCAGGGTAGTATTAGCCCACAATGCTGATGTCAACGCAAAAGACGCGGACGGCAGAAGTACGCTCTACATCCTTGCCTTGGAAAATAGGCTAGCAATGGCACGATTTTTACTGGAACATGCGCGCGCTGATGTAGAaagtagagattcagaa GGAAGAACACCTCTGCATGTGAGTGCTTGGCAAGGACACGTTGAGATGGTAGCCCTACTGTTGACAGAAGGTGCTGCCAATGTAAACGCCTGCGACAACGAGAATCGAACTCCTCTTCATTCTGCAGCCTGGCAAGGACATGCTGCCATTGTCAGACTACTTCTAGAGCATGGAGCTACCCCCGATCATACTTGCAATCAAGGTGCAACAGCTTTAG GTATAGCTGCGCAGGAAGGCCATGAACACTGTGTACGTGCACTTCTAAATCATGGTGCTGATCCCAGTCATTCCGATCATTGTGGCCGAAATGCAATTAAGGTAGCTGCTAAGAGTGGCCATGACACAGTGGTGAGGCTTCTTGAAGAACACTCTGCTAATCAACGAATTCTCCGACCTGGTATTAATGGAG GTGGAAGTAGTAGTGCTACTTCGGTGACCTCCAATTCAACAGCAGAGACAAAACCGTCGTCTGCAATTTTAAATCCTCTCTCTACGCAGTACAGTCCTGCAGAATCGCCAGATTCAACGAAAAGAAGAAGCTGCGTCTCTCTGGGCAATAACTCGAGCAACAGTAAATCTAGCAGCAATTTGACGGGCAGCACAAAAAGCGATCAAGGGAAATTCAATCAGAACTCAATGGTGAATCAGGTAATAAAA GTTGTGTTAACAGAAACACCTCAGCAGGACACCGGAATCCGTTACTGTGGCTGGCGAATCGTAATTACCAAAAAGCGAAAgtcaataaacaaatttttctctttttatttgAGCAAAATCAAATTACCTCACCTGAAAAAGTGA